TGGACATCGTCAGCCTGGTGGTGTTCCTGATCCTGCTGACCATCACCATGGTCGGCGTGGTAAACACGTTCCGGATGGTACTGCTGGAGCGCATCCGGGAGATCGGCACCATGCGCGCGGTCGGCATGCAGCGCGGCACGGTGCGCGCCATCTTCCTGATGGAGGCGGGCTTCATCGGCCTGCTCGGCGCACTCGCCGGTCTGGTGCTGGCCGCGGTCGCCATGCTGGTCCTGAGCGGGCTCACCCTGGACACCGACTCGCCGCTGCAGTTCTTCCTGGATGACGGCCGGCTCACCTTCGCGGTGCCGCCGCTGTCGATCGCCGCCAACGTGGCGATCCTGTTGGCCCTGAGTCTGCTGGCGGCCTTGATCCCTGCCCGCCGCGCGGCCGGCATGGACCCGGCGGCGGCGCTGCGCAGTTCGACATGACCGGGTGTGACCGGATGACGCACCCTTTGCAGGAGGAGGAACCTCGATGACTCGACGCTATGCGGTCGCCGTCCTGTGCGCGGCCGGGCTGCTCGCCGGAACCGGCCTGCCGGCCGCCGATGTCGACGTGCAGGCGCTGCTGGTGGAGATCGACCGCCAGCGCAGCTTCGGCGACCAGGACTTCTCGGCCGTGTTGACGCTGATCTCGGAGGATCCGGAGGAGGGGGTGGAGCGCACCGTGGCGCAGCAGTTCCGGCGCGACGCCGACGACGCGTTCCTGATCCTGATCCGGGATCCGGCGGTGCAGCGCGGCCAGGGCTACCTGCGGCAGGGCGACAACCTGTGGTTCTACGATCCGGAGAGCCGCAAGTTCTCGCACACCTCCCTGAAGGAGGCGTTTCAGGATACCGACGCGCGCAACTCCGACTTCGGCGATTTCAGCTTCGCCGAGGACTACGCGGTGCGCAGCATCGAGGAGGGGACGCTCGGCAGGTACGCCGTCTACGTGCTCGACCTGCAGGCGGCCAGCGACGAGGTCACCTATCCGTTCCTGAAGGCGTGGGTGACGCGCGAGGCCAGCCTGGTGCTCAAGACCGAGGATTACAGCCTGACCGAGCGGCTGATGCGGACCTCTTACTACCCGCGCTATGCGCGCGTCGGCAGCGCCGTGGTGCCCACCGAGATGATCTTCGTCGACGAGCTGGTGGAGGGCAAGAAGACCCGCATCAGCATGACCGACCTGTCCGCCGCGGCGATCCCGGACTCCGTGTTCACCAAGGCATACGTGGAGCGCGCCAACCGATGACGGCGACCGTGCGGCCGCGCCTGCCGGCGGCGGCGATCCTGTTCGCCGTCGCCGTCGCCCTGGTGGGCGGCGTGGCGGGCGCGCAGGCGATCGACACCGACGAGGAGTCGCTGTTCGGCTCGCCCGATGAGGACGACCACGGCACGCAGGAGAGTCTCGACGCGGCCGATCCGTTCGGCTCGCCCGACCGGGAGGACGAGAGCGTTGGGGACAGTTCAATCGACACCTCCGACCTGTTCGACAGCGACCTGTTCGAAGGCGAGGTGCCGGCCACCGAGCCGGGGACGGCCGGGGCTGCCGCCGCGCCGCCGCCGCCGCCGGTCGAGATAGGCGGTGCGTACCGATTCTCGCTGACCGGGGAGGCGCACTGGGCGTCGCCGGCCGAGCTGGCCGACGAACCGCTGCAGCCGGACTCGCACCGTGCCACGGTGGACCTGGGGGCGACCGTGTTCCTGGACGCCCGCCCGGCGGACGACTTCCGGGTGTTCGGCAAGGTGGACCTGAGCTATCCGTTCAGTACCGATGCGGACGCGCAGCCGGCGCGCGAATTCGACGACGTGGTCAAGGTGAAGGAGCTGTTCTCGGACTTCTCGGTCGGTGACGCGCTGTTCCTGCGCGGCGGCAAGCACACGATCGCCTGGGGTGTGGGCTACTTCTTCAGTCCGGCGGACGTGCTGAACCTGACCGCCATCGACCCGGAGGATCCCGACGCCGAACGCGAGGGACCGGTGTCACTGCGTGCCAACCTGCCGATCGACTTTCACAACCTCTAC
The genomic region above belongs to Spirochaetaceae bacterium and contains:
- a CDS encoding FtsX-like permease family protein, translating into DIVSLVVFLILLTITMVGVVNTFRMVLLERIREIGTMRAVGMQRGTVRAIFLMEAGFIGLLGALAGLVLAAVAMLVLSGLTLDTDSPLQFFLDDGRLTFAVPPLSIAANVAILLALSLLAALIPARRAAGMDPAAALRSST
- a CDS encoding outer membrane lipoprotein-sorting protein, translating into MTRRYAVAVLCAAGLLAGTGLPAADVDVQALLVEIDRQRSFGDQDFSAVLTLISEDPEEGVERTVAQQFRRDADDAFLILIRDPAVQRGQGYLRQGDNLWFYDPESRKFSHTSLKEAFQDTDARNSDFGDFSFAEDYAVRSIEEGTLGRYAVYVLDLQAASDEVTYPFLKAWVTREASLVLKTEDYSLTERLMRTSYYPRYARVGSAVVPTEMIFVDELVEGKKTRISMTDLSAAAIPDSVFTKAYVERANR